One stretch of Excalfactoria chinensis isolate bCotChi1 chromosome 2, bCotChi1.hap2, whole genome shotgun sequence DNA includes these proteins:
- the CEBPD gene encoding CCAAT/enhancer-binding protein delta: MSAAALYSLDSPACYRGWCPEPANFYDAKVGSGGPGPACKPGGRVMSAEEAAGGGGADLAELSAAAPAMYEDESAIDFSSYIDSMSAVPNLELCNDELFADLFNSNHKPERGGDYGEYLPPAAREPGPAGSAPPGAGPRAAPASSSSSPPPSSASSAASSRGALKQEPEWSDAELSSSLLPSQIATCAQTIMNLGGQPTPPTSPEPAGGCSPPGCPARSPGPAAVASAARPAPPPGARERGAKKCVDRFSPEYRQRRERNNIAVRKSRDKAKRRNQEMQQKLLELSAENEKLHKKIEQLTRDLSGLRHFFKQLPAASFLQPGSAGSDCR, encoded by the coding sequence ATGAGCGCCGCCGCCCTCTACAGCCTGGACTCGCCGGCATGCTATAGGGGCTGGTGCCCCGAGCCCGCCAACTTCTACGACGCCAAGGTGGGCAGCGGCGGGCCGGGCCCCGCCTGCAAGCCGGGCGGCCGCGTCATGAGCGCCGaggaggcggcgggcggcggcggcgcggacCTGGCCGAACTGAGCGCGGCCGCGCCGGCCATGTACGAGGACGAGAGCGCCATCGACTTCAGCTCCTACATCGACTCCATGTCGGCCGTGCCCAACCTGGAGCTGTGCAACGACGAGCTGTTCGCCGACCTCTTCAACAGCAACCACAAGCCCGAGCGGGGCGGGGACTACGGCGAGTACCTGCCGCCCGCCGCCAGGGAGCCGGGCCCCGCCGGCAGCGCCCCGCCGGGCGCcgggccccgcgccgcccccgcctcctcctcctcctccccgccgccctcctccgcctcctccgCCGCCTCCTCGCGCGGCGCCCTCAAGCAGGAGCCCGAGTGGAGCGACGCCGAGCTCTCGTCCTCGCTGCTGCCCTCGCAGATCGCCACCTGCGCGCAGACCATCATGAACCTGGGCGGGCAGCCCACGCCGCCCACCTCCCCCGAGCCGGCGGGCGGCTGCTCCCCGCCGGGCTGCCCCGCGCgctcccccggccccgccgccgtcgcctccgccgcccgcccggccccgccgcccggaGCCCGCGAGCGCGGCGCCAAGAAGTGCGTGGACAGGTTCAGCCCCGAGTACCGGCAGCGCCGCGAGCGCAACAACATCGCCGTGCGCAAGAGCCGCGACAAGGCCAAGCGGCGCAACCAGGAGAtgcagcagaagctgctggagctgtcGGCCGAGAACGAGAAGCTGCACAAGAAGATCGAGCAGCTCACCCGGGACTTGAGCGGCCTGCGGCACTTCTTCAAGCAGCTGCCCGCCgcctccttcctgcagcccgGCTCGGCGGGCTCCGACTGCCGGtag